The following coding sequences lie in one Niabella agricola genomic window:
- the ppk1 gene encoding polyphosphate kinase 1 produces MELLQKWNDRDISWLQFNGRVLEEAAGPEVPLLERINFLAIYSSNLDEFYRVRMPVIKAIGKLEADTRLPVMEEVKELINRQQQRFGAILQEQIIPALRLEKIHLVYHEPIPEGIRATLNAYFFDVLAAYIVLIPLDAEKPAFLENNKLYMLVHLEQHGKGCNYIINIPSDKVPRFLHTSCDGITYVLFIEDIIRIYLDIIFKNAIVKGAYNIKITRDAELNLRDEYAGDIAVKIEEEIQKRDFGLATRLLYPPDLPPALLHTLIDTYGLQGANTTSGGYYHNLKDFFSFPVKPPFLLYPPEPPFSMIPEVASLFDHIAENDFIVHTPYASYDAVLRFFNEAAMRPEVAEVYTTMYRVARDSRIANALIAAARNGKKVTAFVELKARFDEENNIRWAKTMKAAGVKIIYSIPGLKVHAKVALVRVSHQGRLKDYGLFSTGNFNESSARVYTDYILFTARPVLLRELELLFIFLAKRRKPAPEEHGIFNTLLVAQFNLQREFIHRIDTEIMHSREGRKAGITIKLNNLEEEVMIAKLYEASCAGVTVNLIVRGICRIVPGVENLSERIKVKRIVDRYLEHGRIFLFENNGDPQIFLGSADWMNRNLYRRIEVCFPILDPALKNELMTILQMQWEDTAAAVWIGEDARNIPSSGNKNDFRSQREIYLYLKEKYGK; encoded by the coding sequence ATGGAGCTATTGCAAAAATGGAACGACCGTGATATCAGCTGGTTACAGTTTAACGGCAGGGTGCTGGAAGAAGCAGCGGGGCCGGAAGTGCCCTTACTGGAGCGGATTAATTTCCTGGCCATTTATTCTTCGAACCTGGACGAGTTTTACCGGGTGCGTATGCCGGTAATAAAGGCGATCGGAAAACTGGAAGCCGATACAAGGCTCCCTGTAATGGAGGAGGTAAAAGAGTTGATCAACCGGCAACAGCAGCGATTCGGCGCTATTTTGCAAGAACAGATCATTCCCGCACTCCGGCTTGAGAAAATCCACCTGGTGTATCACGAACCCATTCCCGAGGGTATCCGCGCTACATTAAATGCCTATTTCTTTGATGTACTGGCAGCATATATTGTATTGATACCGCTGGATGCGGAAAAACCGGCATTCCTGGAGAATAACAAACTGTACATGCTGGTACACCTGGAGCAGCACGGCAAAGGGTGCAATTACATTATAAATATTCCCTCAGATAAGGTTCCGCGCTTTTTGCACACCAGTTGCGATGGTATTACCTACGTGCTTTTTATAGAGGATATCATCCGGATATACCTGGATATAATCTTTAAAAATGCCATTGTTAAAGGCGCCTATAATATTAAAATAACCCGGGATGCGGAACTGAACTTGCGGGACGAATATGCGGGAGACATTGCGGTAAAAATAGAAGAGGAAATTCAGAAGCGGGATTTTGGGCTGGCCACGCGTCTGTTATATCCCCCCGATCTGCCGCCGGCATTGCTGCATACACTGATCGATACGTATGGACTGCAGGGCGCCAATACCACATCCGGCGGGTACTATCACAATCTGAAAGACTTTTTTTCGTTCCCGGTGAAGCCCCCATTCCTGCTTTATCCTCCGGAGCCGCCCTTTTCAATGATACCGGAAGTGGCTTCCCTGTTTGATCATATCGCAGAAAACGATTTTATCGTGCATACACCCTATGCCTCTTACGATGCGGTACTGCGGTTTTTTAATGAAGCGGCAATGCGGCCGGAGGTAGCAGAAGTATACACAACCATGTACCGCGTGGCAAGGGATTCGAGGATCGCGAATGCGCTGATCGCGGCTGCCCGGAACGGAAAAAAAGTTACGGCTTTTGTAGAGTTAAAGGCCCGGTTTGATGAGGAGAACAACATCCGGTGGGCGAAGACCATGAAGGCGGCCGGGGTGAAGATCATCTACAGCATTCCGGGATTAAAGGTACACGCCAAGGTAGCCCTGGTCAGGGTCAGCCACCAGGGACGGTTAAAAGACTATGGTCTCTTTTCCACCGGCAACTTCAATGAATCCTCTGCCCGCGTTTACACGGATTATATCCTGTTTACCGCCCGCCCGGTCCTGTTAAGAGAGTTGGAGCTACTCTTTATTTTTCTGGCAAAACGCCGCAAACCGGCGCCTGAAGAGCATGGCATTTTTAATACCCTGCTGGTGGCACAGTTTAACCTGCAGCGGGAATTCATACACCGGATTGATACAGAGATCATGCATTCCCGCGAAGGCCGGAAGGCCGGCATTACCATTAAACTCAACAATCTTGAGGAAGAGGTCATGATCGCTAAACTGTATGAAGCCAGTTGTGCCGGGGTAACGGTGAACCTGATCGTACGCGGCATCTGCCGGATCGTGCCCGGTGTGGAAAACTTAAGCGAACGGATTAAAGTAAAACGGATCGTAGACCGTTATCTGGAACATGGGCGCATCTTTTTGTTTGAGAACAACGGAGACCCGCAGATATTCCTCGGATCTGCCGATTGGATGAACCGGAACCTGTACCGGAGAATTGAAGTTTGTTTTCCCATACTTGATCCGGCATTGAAAAATGAATTGATGACCATCCTGCAAATGCAGTGGGAGGATACAGCAGCGGCTGTATGGATTGGAGAAGACGCCCGGAATATACCCTCGTCCGGAAACAAAAATGATTTCAGATCGCAAAGGGAGATTTACCTTTACTTAAAAGAAAAATACGGAAAATGA
- a CDS encoding sensor histidine kinase, translated as MFRKKTAISIHLVFWVLFIGIRFIRIGYAPAIRLQFPGLRFFDVSYLAITALVFYINYFFLLPFFGKRKPVIKYLLPVLTSYVLFLCIRYGFEQVISPAVWGYRNYYGTPPLWYYAYDNLYYAFPAVVLSTIMWVLIHNIRLMEENAQMKVQQASAEIKFLKAQVNPHFIFNTLNNIYALVFNRSQAALPAIEALAGMMRFTTYEAGAETVFLTEEVQYIDNLIALEQLRHEAPLHLQFKKSIANGQQLVPPFMISPFIENALKHGIVDDAASPVTIVLETTASRLTLEVTNKISTRHKDTVGGVGLENIKRRLNFYYPNRHRLQCTTTGRIYNVYLQINF; from the coding sequence ATGTTCCGGAAAAAAACGGCAATCAGTATTCACCTGGTATTCTGGGTCTTGTTTATAGGGATCCGGTTTATCCGGATCGGGTATGCCCCTGCAATCAGGCTGCAGTTCCCGGGCCTGAGGTTCTTTGATGTGTCTTACCTGGCCATCACTGCGCTGGTGTTTTATATCAATTACTTTTTTTTACTGCCATTTTTCGGCAAAAGGAAGCCGGTTATCAAATACCTGCTGCCGGTGCTGACCAGCTATGTGTTGTTTTTATGTATCCGGTATGGTTTTGAGCAGGTGATCAGCCCGGCTGTTTGGGGATACCGGAATTATTATGGCACGCCCCCGTTGTGGTATTACGCGTATGACAACCTGTATTATGCCTTTCCCGCTGTTGTGCTCAGTACCATTATGTGGGTATTGATCCATAATATCCGCCTGATGGAAGAAAATGCGCAAATGAAGGTACAGCAGGCTTCGGCGGAAATAAAGTTTTTAAAGGCCCAGGTAAATCCCCATTTTATCTTTAATACCTTAAACAATATTTACGCCCTTGTATTTAACCGGTCTCAGGCCGCACTGCCGGCCATAGAGGCCCTGGCGGGCATGATGCGTTTTACCACGTATGAAGCCGGGGCGGAAACCGTTTTCCTCACGGAAGAAGTACAGTATATTGATAACCTGATTGCGTTGGAACAGCTCCGGCATGAAGCCCCCTTGCACCTGCAGTTTAAAAAAAGCATCGCCAACGGGCAGCAGTTGGTTCCTCCGTTTATGATTTCCCCTTTTATAGAAAATGCGCTTAAGCATGGAATAGTGGATGATGCCGCATCGCCGGTGACCATTGTGCTGGAAACTACGGCTTCCCGGCTAACGCTGGAGGTAACCAATAAGATCAGCACACGGCATAAAGATACCGTAGGGGGCGTTGGCCTGGAAAATATAAAGCGGCGCCTGAACTTTTATTATCCCAACCGGCACCGGTTGCAATGCACTACAACCGGGCGTATCTATAATGTGTATTTACAAATAAATTTTTGA
- a CDS encoding DUF5694 domain-containing protein, translating into MMRIRSFCLLCGFSLSMVAHGQRPVFKDKFDDAIPVLNFGTFHMGYTPDATKVDFDKTDKKNQQEVHAVAKLLAAFKPTVIIVERVPERNEALQAEYQSYLKTPDMEFKNLSEIQLLAYEVGRLSGATRIYGIDFHENYNYALFRTLQQKTDSTTIPQYNKLVEAFAKTRNEKTMGVKDRLKLINHPQSLDYLINVNADLLTYVSTKGNAEGADQAARFYHRNLVMFSNLNQLPLTKNDRVFILMGATHTAFFNEFFRRSPKYRPVNTFAYLK; encoded by the coding sequence ATGATGCGTATCCGTTCCTTCTGCCTGCTATGCGGCTTCTCCCTTTCGATGGTAGCCCATGGACAGCGCCCTGTATTTAAAGATAAGTTTGATGATGCGATTCCTGTATTAAACTTCGGAACCTTCCATATGGGATATACACCGGATGCTACAAAAGTAGACTTTGACAAAACAGACAAAAAGAATCAGCAGGAGGTGCACGCTGTTGCAAAGCTGCTGGCGGCGTTTAAGCCTACCGTTATTATTGTAGAACGGGTGCCGGAACGGAATGAGGCGTTACAGGCGGAATATCAGTCGTACTTAAAAACGCCCGATATGGAATTCAAAAACCTGTCGGAGATCCAGCTCCTGGCTTATGAAGTTGGCCGGCTGAGCGGTGCCACCCGGATATACGGGATCGATTTTCATGAGAACTATAACTATGCGCTTTTTAGGACGCTGCAGCAAAAGACGGATTCAACCACGATACCGCAATACAATAAACTGGTGGAAGCATTTGCAAAGACCCGGAATGAAAAAACAATGGGGGTTAAAGACCGCCTTAAATTAATCAATCACCCGCAAAGCCTCGATTATCTGATCAATGTAAATGCAGACCTGCTCACCTATGTTTCTACAAAGGGGAATGCGGAGGGTGCCGATCAGGCCGCCAGGTTTTATCATCGCAACCTGGTAATGTTCTCCAACCTGAACCAGTTGCCGCTTACAAAAAACGACCGTGTTTTTATCCTGATGGGCGCAACGCATACAGCTTTTTTTAACGAATTTTTCCGCCGCAGTCCCAAATACCGGCCGGTGAATACGTTTGCTTATTTAAAGTAA
- a CDS encoding aminotransferase class V-fold PLP-dependent enzyme, with amino-acid sequence MTEHTPPVYLNTAACGLITNPVLQTGIHLYQDFENLASAASEHWRDVKASEIRSNIARFIGTGAENIALIPNFSYGLNAVVQALSGQEKVLLYRKDFPSVYIPFMVNQFNIVWLDDDDGFLIDLNKIESLIKTEKIDLVAISHVQWQSGFKIDLQALCSLCRDLGTRTIIDATQSLGSVKISVAELQPDVFIASNYKWMNAGFGTGILYMSPEFAAAYPPRISGAHSNAFQFADLSFRQNTSITNYEPGSLNMFGFSILDKAIEEKSRRGMEAIEAYNRNLTALLLRQLSVPVTGGADMQHRSSIVVIREENGLHAFLVKNNIITTMRNGNIRISIHFHNTEADIEHLIQCIADHRNA; translated from the coding sequence ATGACGGAACATACACCACCGGTTTACCTGAACACCGCCGCCTGCGGGCTTATCACAAACCCCGTATTGCAAACAGGGATTCATTTATACCAGGACTTTGAAAACCTTGCTTCGGCTGCAAGCGAGCATTGGCGCGACGTAAAGGCTTCAGAGATCCGAAGCAATATCGCCCGTTTTATAGGTACCGGAGCGGAAAACATTGCGCTCATTCCCAACTTTTCCTATGGGTTGAATGCCGTGGTGCAAGCCCTCAGCGGTCAGGAAAAAGTATTGCTTTACCGAAAGGACTTTCCTTCAGTATACATCCCTTTCATGGTGAATCAATTTAATATTGTGTGGCTGGATGATGATGATGGCTTTTTGATTGATCTGAATAAGATCGAATCGCTTATAAAGACTGAAAAGATCGACCTGGTGGCCATCAGCCATGTGCAATGGCAGTCAGGTTTTAAGATCGATCTGCAGGCGCTTTGCAGCCTTTGCAGGGACCTTGGTACCCGAACGATTATTGATGCCACCCAAAGTTTGGGATCGGTAAAGATCTCTGTCGCCGAATTACAGCCCGATGTATTTATTGCCAGTAATTACAAATGGATGAATGCCGGCTTTGGCACAGGTATCCTGTATATGAGCCCGGAATTTGCCGCAGCATATCCGCCCAGGATCTCCGGCGCGCACAGCAACGCGTTTCAGTTTGCGGACCTGTCCTTCCGGCAAAATACCAGCATTACCAATTACGAACCCGGGAGCCTGAACATGTTTGGCTTCTCCATCCTGGATAAAGCCATTGAAGAAAAAAGCCGGCGGGGTATGGAAGCTATTGAAGCTTATAACAGGAACCTCACGGCCTTATTGCTGCGGCAACTTTCTGTTCCGGTTACCGGCGGCGCGGATATGCAACACCGGAGCTCCATCGTTGTGATACGCGAAGAAAACGGGTTGCATGCATTCCTTGTAAAAAATAATATCATTACCACAATGAGGAACGGGAATATCCGCATCAGTATTCATTTTCATAATACAGAAGCAGATATTGAACACCTGATACAGTGCATCGCTGATCATCGCAACGCATAA
- the lysS gene encoding lysine--tRNA ligase has translation MTQYRDRSVTTFTGSGPLSGMIRPEKCSQKSIFAAHKNLEQFMSTQSFSEQEKIRREKLQKLKEAGIDPYPAALFPVSHFSADIKNNFTEEKKEEFAQVCVAGRIMSINDKGKVFFIKIQDKQGLIQLYVKRDELCPGEDKSFWENVVKHGLDLGDFIGVTGFVFITKTGETSIHAQTLTLLAKSLKPLPVVKRDEEGNIFDEVTDPEFKYRQRYADLIINPAVRETFLKRTLLVNSIREFLNKEGALEVETPVLQSIPGGAAARPFKTHHNALDVPFYLRIANELYLKRLIVGGFDWVYEFSRNFRNEGMDRTHNPEFTILEFYVAYKDYYWMMETTEQLLEKAAQDVCGTTDVPVGDKTISFKAPFQRVSIYDAIKEHTGHDVSALDEEGLRAVCGELNIHVDKTMGKGKLIDEIFGAKCEAHYVQPTFIIDYPVEMSPLTKKHRSKPGLVERFELMINGKEIANAYSELNDPVEQRERFEEQAKLLERGDEEAMYIDYDFLRALEYGMPPTSGIGFGVDRLVMLLTNQPSIQDVLFFPQMRPEKMD, from the coding sequence TTGACACAGTACAGAGACCGTTCTGTAACTACCTTTACGGGAAGCGGCCCGCTTTCGGGAATGATAAGGCCCGAAAAATGTTCCCAAAAAAGTATCTTTGCCGCTCATAAAAATCTGGAGCAGTTCATGAGTACACAATCCTTTTCCGAACAGGAGAAAATAAGAAGAGAAAAATTACAAAAATTAAAAGAGGCAGGTATTGACCCCTACCCGGCAGCATTGTTCCCGGTAAGTCATTTTTCTGCAGATATCAAAAATAATTTTACTGAAGAAAAGAAAGAGGAATTTGCCCAGGTATGTGTGGCCGGCCGTATCATGAGCATCAATGATAAGGGAAAGGTATTTTTTATTAAGATCCAGGACAAACAGGGATTGATCCAGCTTTATGTAAAGCGGGACGAACTTTGCCCCGGTGAGGATAAATCATTTTGGGAGAACGTGGTAAAACACGGGCTCGATCTGGGTGATTTTATCGGCGTAACCGGTTTCGTATTTATTACCAAAACCGGTGAAACCTCGATCCACGCGCAAACCCTTACCCTGCTGGCAAAATCATTAAAGCCATTACCCGTAGTAAAACGGGATGAGGAAGGGAACATTTTTGACGAAGTTACCGATCCGGAATTCAAGTACCGGCAGCGTTATGCAGACCTGATCATTAACCCGGCAGTGCGGGAAACCTTCCTGAAGCGTACCCTTCTGGTGAACTCGATCCGGGAATTTCTGAATAAGGAGGGTGCTTTGGAAGTGGAAACGCCGGTGCTGCAATCCATTCCGGGAGGCGCAGCGGCGCGTCCGTTTAAAACACATCACAATGCACTGGATGTTCCGTTTTATTTGCGCATTGCCAATGAGCTTTATTTGAAAAGATTGATCGTGGGTGGTTTTGACTGGGTGTATGAATTCAGCCGTAACTTCCGTAACGAAGGAATGGACCGCACCCATAACCCGGAATTTACCATCCTGGAATTCTATGTGGCCTATAAAGACTATTACTGGATGATGGAAACAACCGAACAACTGCTGGAAAAAGCGGCACAGGATGTTTGCGGCACCACCGATGTTCCGGTTGGAGATAAAACCATTTCATTTAAGGCACCTTTTCAACGCGTTTCTATTTATGATGCCATTAAGGAGCATACCGGCCACGATGTAAGTGCCCTGGATGAAGAAGGATTGCGCGCGGTTTGCGGCGAACTGAACATCCATGTAGACAAAACCATGGGTAAGGGCAAACTCATCGACGAGATCTTTGGGGCAAAATGCGAAGCGCATTATGTGCAACCCACATTTATTATTGATTACCCGGTGGAAATGAGCCCGCTTACCAAGAAGCATCGCAGCAAACCGGGACTGGTAGAGCGTTTTGAACTGATGATTAACGGAAAGGAAATAGCAAACGCCTACTCTGAATTAAACGATCCTGTTGAACAGCGTGAGCGGTTTGAAGAGCAGGCAAAATTGCTGGAGCGGGGTGATGAAGAGGCGATGTACATCGATTATGACTTTTTACGGGCGCTGGAATATGGTATGCCGCCTACCTCAGGTATTGGCTTTGGTGTAGACCGCCTGGTGATGTTGCTCACAAATCAGCCATCCATACAGGATGTATTATTCTTCCCGCAGATGCGGCCGGAGAAGATGGATTAA
- a CDS encoding Pycsar system effector family protein produces the protein MEYTALLQDAEAYVRQYIARHPKPELYYHNLEHIIHAVTAAKQIADHYQLPEREYAIAVVAAWFHDLGYYAGDRVGHEATGAGLAAEFLATKKADAAFITAVAGCIQATKMPQQPANQLESIVCDADLFHLGTSNFEAFNKLMRKEEEAVFQKKISKDEWRQNAIRLLQQHRYHTDYCRLLLNDKMQENLEKLLAKQQEKQQEALLPVAESAGEPAASGKKNPKDPGRGIETMFRITSTNNQRLSDMADNKAQILITVNSIILSAIITLLLRKLDGKDPLVYPTFLILSTAVVTMVVGILATRPSLPNGLFTQEEVDSKKINLLFFGNFYRMHLDEYASGMRKIMGDKDFLYDTLIKDVFSQGVVLGRKYKLLRLAYNIFMFGIIFSVIGFLIAMILND, from the coding sequence ATGGAGTACACGGCCTTATTACAGGATGCGGAAGCATATGTAAGGCAATATATTGCCCGGCATCCCAAACCGGAGTTGTATTATCACAACCTGGAACATATCATCCACGCGGTTACTGCGGCAAAACAAATTGCAGATCATTACCAGCTTCCGGAGCGGGAATATGCCATCGCAGTGGTCGCTGCCTGGTTTCACGACCTGGGCTATTATGCAGGAGACCGGGTTGGGCACGAAGCAACCGGTGCCGGGCTGGCGGCCGAATTCCTTGCTACGAAAAAAGCGGATGCCGCCTTTATAACCGCTGTTGCCGGATGTATACAGGCTACAAAAATGCCCCAGCAGCCTGCCAACCAGCTGGAATCCATTGTGTGTGATGCCGATCTCTTCCACCTGGGCACCTCCAATTTTGAAGCGTTTAATAAGCTGATGCGGAAAGAAGAAGAAGCCGTTTTTCAGAAAAAGATCTCAAAAGATGAATGGCGCCAGAATGCCATCCGGCTGCTGCAACAGCACCGGTATCATACCGATTACTGCCGGTTGCTTTTGAATGATAAAATGCAGGAAAACCTGGAGAAGCTGCTGGCCAAACAGCAGGAAAAACAACAGGAAGCTCTATTACCGGTAGCGGAGTCAGCGGGAGAACCGGCTGCTTCCGGCAAAAAGAACCCGAAAGATCCAGGCCGGGGTATCGAGACCATGTTCCGCATCACCTCTACCAATAACCAGCGGCTGAGCGATATGGCCGATAACAAGGCGCAGATACTCATTACCGTAAACTCAATCATTCTTTCGGCCATTATCACCTTATTGTTACGAAAGCTTGATGGAAAAGACCCGTTGGTGTACCCGACCTTCCTTATCCTTTCCACCGCAGTGGTTACGATGGTGGTAGGCATCCTGGCTACACGCCCCAGTTTGCCCAACGGACTGTTTACACAGGAAGAAGTAGATTCAAAAAAGATCAACCTGCTGTTCTTTGGCAATTTTTACCGGATGCACCTGGATGAGTATGCTTCCGGCATGCGGAAAATTATGGGCGACAAGGACTTCCTGTACGATACTTTGATCAAGGACGTGTTTTCACAGGGAGTGGTGCTGGGCCGCAAATACAAATTGCTACGGCTGGCCTACAATATTTTTATGTTCGGGATCATCTTTTCGGTGATCGGGTTTTTAATTGCTATGATTCTTAACGACTAA
- a CDS encoding SdiA-regulated domain-containing protein, with protein sequence MNKFGMLLFSLATASCMGQKEYTSPAGYDLSRPETFNMPVILDEISGITFAGGDSLYAVQDESGTVFHFKPGSKELAATKFGKKGDYEDLAVSNGHMVILRSDGSLFAFPVNETALNEAVSVQEWKKLVPEGEYEALYADPVSGDLYVLCKQCKADKKTSQVTGYLLQWSGSELAVKSAFTLDAATLQENKSKKNTLKPSALARNPKTGEWYVLSSVNKMLLVADPQWKVIGMHALKPSLYAQPEGIAFDKAGNLWISNEKNQAAYGAVLKFARKQ encoded by the coding sequence ATGAATAAATTCGGCATGCTGCTTTTTTCCCTTGCAACAGCATCCTGCATGGGACAAAAGGAATATACGAGCCCCGCCGGCTATGACCTGTCCCGGCCCGAAACTTTTAACATGCCCGTTATCCTGGACGAGATCTCGGGAATTACCTTCGCAGGCGGCGACTCACTTTATGCGGTTCAGGACGAAAGTGGAACCGTATTTCATTTTAAACCGGGCAGTAAAGAACTGGCGGCTACAAAATTTGGAAAAAAAGGCGATTATGAAGACCTGGCGGTAAGCAACGGCCATATGGTAATCTTGCGCAGTGATGGCAGTTTGTTTGCATTTCCAGTGAATGAAACAGCTTTGAATGAGGCCGTTTCGGTGCAGGAATGGAAAAAGCTGGTGCCGGAAGGAGAATATGAAGCACTGTACGCGGACCCGGTTAGCGGAGACCTATACGTGCTCTGTAAACAATGCAAAGCGGATAAAAAAACAAGCCAGGTAACAGGCTATTTATTACAATGGAGCGGCAGCGAACTAGCGGTTAAAAGCGCGTTTACGCTGGATGCGGCAACCCTGCAGGAAAATAAATCAAAAAAAAATACGCTAAAGCCCAGTGCGCTGGCCCGGAATCCAAAGACCGGCGAATGGTATGTATTGTCTTCTGTAAACAAAATGTTGCTGGTAGCGGATCCGCAATGGAAGGTAATAGGAATGCATGCCCTGAAGCCATCACTTTACGCCCAACCGGAGGGGATTGCATTTGACAAAGCGGGGAATTTATGGATCAGCAACGAAAAAAATCAGGCAGCTTATGGCGCCGTTTTAAAGTTCGCGCGTAAACAATAG
- a CDS encoding LytR/AlgR family response regulator transcription factor — translation MTQTKMIRCVILDDEPLAVTLLKNYIEQTEGLAVMACGTKWQPLISYLEEGLADLVFMDIRMPEKTGMELMARFNRQNCFVITSAYPQYAVESYQYQVIDYLLKPISYDRFVKSIVKFRQWKALPQSVPVLYIKESGVQHPVREDEIVYIEGLRDYIRIYTVRRSFMVLTNLKDILQRLSQQQFMRIHRSYIVNLHKLEKIQAGSVVVGQKELPVGDTYRKAFLMRIQEAGGA, via the coding sequence TTGACCCAAACTAAAATGATCCGCTGTGTGATACTGGACGATGAGCCGCTTGCAGTAACCTTGCTCAAAAATTATATTGAGCAAACGGAAGGGCTGGCTGTAATGGCCTGTGGAACAAAGTGGCAGCCCTTGATTTCCTATCTGGAGGAAGGGCTCGCCGACCTGGTATTTATGGATATCCGGATGCCGGAAAAAACAGGCATGGAACTGATGGCCCGGTTTAACCGGCAAAACTGTTTCGTAATCACCTCGGCGTATCCGCAATATGCTGTTGAGAGCTACCAGTACCAGGTGATCGACTATTTATTAAAACCGATAAGTTATGACCGGTTTGTAAAAAGCATTGTAAAATTCCGGCAATGGAAGGCCCTGCCGCAATCCGTGCCGGTGCTTTATATTAAGGAGAGCGGTGTGCAGCACCCCGTCCGGGAGGATGAAATCGTATATATTGAAGGGTTACGAGATTATATCCGTATTTACACGGTCCGGCGCAGTTTTATGGTGCTTACCAATTTGAAAGATATACTGCAGCGTTTATCGCAGCAGCAGTTTATGCGGATCCATCGTTCTTACATTGTAAACTTGCATAAACTGGAAAAAATACAGGCGGGTTCCGTGGTAGTTGGTCAAAAGGAGCTTCCGGTTGGCGATACCTACCGGAAGGCGTTTCTGATGCGGATACAGGAGGCCGGGGGCGCATAA
- a CDS encoding helix-turn-helix transcriptional regulator encodes MSQNLYKTEAFTIEYIPGADILKGDFLKCKSSDEYVTAIRAFKEAYERVLPRYTFWDNTKFGHIITPEEQKWTDAFLNYPAAQKGVTEKVGILVSRDILAMLSVYEIFEEGKAPLRPGFFSHENQALEWLTRKEAPVAPIPDTRPLIAVEWDAEKAKAVLRMEIEAPDLPYYLNRFRRFLSDHDFLVAHLRLFQELTRRERKILSMVINGQNNGEIAELLFISCETVKTHRKNIMRKLGCSSYSELMRFGLFL; translated from the coding sequence ATGTCTCAAAACCTGTACAAAACGGAGGCCTTCACCATCGAATATATCCCGGGCGCGGATATTTTAAAAGGAGATTTCCTGAAATGTAAAAGCTCGGATGAATATGTAACCGCCATCCGTGCATTTAAGGAGGCGTATGAACGGGTGCTTCCCCGGTATACTTTCTGGGACAATACCAAATTCGGGCATATTATTACACCGGAGGAGCAGAAATGGACAGATGCTTTTCTGAATTATCCCGCTGCACAAAAAGGGGTAACCGAGAAAGTAGGTATCCTGGTGAGCCGGGATATACTCGCCATGCTTTCTGTGTATGAAATTTTTGAGGAGGGCAAGGCCCCGCTAAGGCCCGGGTTCTTTTCCCACGAAAACCAGGCATTGGAGTGGCTAACCAGAAAAGAAGCCCCTGTTGCCCCAATTCCGGACACCAGGCCCCTGATTGCAGTGGAGTGGGATGCCGAAAAGGCAAAAGCCGTACTCCGCATGGAAATTGAAGCACCAGACCTCCCGTATTACCTGAACCGGTTCCGGCGCTTTTTAAGCGACCATGATTTTTTGGTAGCGCATCTCCGGCTTTTCCAGGAACTTACCCGGAGAGAACGGAAGATCCTGTCGATGGTGATCAACGGGCAAAATAATGGGGAAATTGCCGAACTGCTCTTTATCTCCTGCGAAACCGTAAAAACCCACCGCAAAAACATTATGCGGAAACTGGGCTGCTCCAGCTACAGCGAACTGATGCGGTTTGGATTGTTCCTTTAA